CCTCCAGTCATATCCAGTGTCAATGAAGTAGGGGACTGTTCACAAGACCATAGTGTGCCAGTATCGAACTGCTATTGGTGGAAGTCAGTCCTCGATGGAAGTCGCTACGATCAAGCTTGTCTTTATGCTTGAAAAGGCTCCGAGGCTCCGAGAGATTGAATTTCTGCATCGGGCAGGTGTTGTCTTATTGGATGGTTCCTATTGAGCAACTCGATGTTCTTTGACGGAGATAGGTGCGCTTGGGATACATAATGTCTTGAGAAGAATTTAGGTACACGAGTGAGGCATCTTTTGAACTGGCGGCCAATTTACGCACTTGCACCAGCTCCTATGAGACATATACATCCTATAAGCGACTTTTCCGACCATACTTTAGCCATGAACATGCCAACAAAATCGGAAAAGCACACCTACTCACAACACATCCACTTACTGAGTAGAGTTTGGATGATTGTCATTCAGTGCCTATTCAAGACAGTCTCCGATTAATGTCTGAGTGAACCGCAAGACGTGTTGGCCAACTTTGCTAAAGTTTCATGAGCACATCGTATCCGTTGATTAGATACTTACACCAGCGAAACTTACCTTCAAAGACTGAATGTAGAAGGCTTGTATCTTTGCCGTGAGAATGTGAATACCCGTGAGAATAATGCTACAGTCGTGAACAGTTGCGATTGAAAACTCAGTATTATTGTTACAATGTGTATTACCCAGGACCATAGCATAAAATCCCAATACCATATGCCAAGAACGATATCTAACAGCTTCGACTGGAGAACCCGCTAGTTTCGTCTGTCCGGTGTGTAGCTTGAAGGAGGGCCAGGAGACCAACTCTGAGAAGACACTCCAGGCGAGACAGGTGTCTTTCTACCAACTGCATCCTGAGGGAGCTCGCTCACACCATGTCCATCCCCGTGTTGTTCTGCAGGAAGTTCTGTAGGTGGTCCTTGCGAAACCGAGATAGACTGGTGAGGACTCATGTGATGCGGGCTTACGGGCTCAGATCCATGCCCCCAATATCCCGTCGCTGCGAGTGGACTGAGCGTGCTGGGAGGATGTATCAAGTTTCCTCCATTGCCATGATACTGATTCTGTGTCATTGAAGATTGGCGTCTCTCTTCACGGCGGCGGTTGATTTTCTTGCCGATACAGAACCATACAAGTAGCAGAAGGGCCACTCCTGCAGCGCCGCCGATGGCGATGCCAACAATAGCACCAGTAGATAGCTTGGAATCGGGGTTGCTTGTCTCGGTTGGCTTTGGTGACGCTGTTGATGTACCTGTCGTAGAGGGGATAGAGCGCGTTGGTGAACGCTCTGCTATTTCTGGCCTGCGTCCCAGCAAGTCTTGAAGTGGCTTATTTCCCTCATCAAACCCGTCCTTGGGTGCCGCCAGTTTCGCACCACCTTTCTTGTTTCCACCAGTAACGTTGTACACATCAGCAGGTACAACGTTCTCAGTGATATTAGGGTTATAGATAGCCCAGTACGTCTTGTTATTGCCAGCGTTGTTATTTGTTCCGGTCCAGAAATTATGCATTGACCAAGCATCATACGCTAGGTCGCACGCATCAGTATCGGTGTAGGTGCCTCCGATGACGAAAAGCTGCGACATGTGTTTAACCATGTTGCAAGATGCGCTGTAGTGGTCGTATTCTGGAGGAAGGGTTGCATTTCCGTGATGATCCGGGTAAGCTTTCACCCAGATGAACGATGGGAGGGTCAGGATGTAGATATCGTTAAATGAGGTGGCATGGACGACTGGTGGCTGCACGCTCAGTCCTCCCCAGAGGTATCTTNNNNNNNNNNNNNNNNNNNNNNNNNNNNNNNNNNNNNNNNNNNNNNNNNNNNNNNNNNNNNNNNNNNNNNNNNNNNNNNNNNNNNNNNNNNNNNNNNNNNNNNNNNNNNNNNNNNNNNNNNNNNNNNNNNNNNNNNNNNNNNNNNNNNNNNNNNNNNNNNNNNNNNNNNNNNNNNNNNNNNNNNNNNNNNNNNNNNNNNNNNNNNNNNNNNNNNNNNNNNNNNNNNNNNNNNNNNNNNNNNNNNNNNNNNNNNNNNNNNNNNNNNNNNNNNNNNNNNNNNNNNNNNNNNNNNNNNNNNNNNNNNNNNNNNNNNNNNNNNNNNNNNNNNNNNNNNNNNNNNNNNNNNNNNNNNNNNNNNNNNNNNNNNNNNNNNNNNNNNNNNNNNNNNNNNNNNNNNNNNNNNNNNNNNNNNNNNNNNNNNNNNNNNNNNNNNNNNNNNNNTCGGCTGTTTGCTGAGGCTAGCCGCCTGTGTGAACTTCTCCGAGTCATAGGAGTACGTGTAGAAGTTGGAGCTCATGGTTCGATCGTCGGTCCATCCGCTCATCGAGGCGTTGCTTATCCAACCTCCAAGGTAGTAGCCTATGCCGGTTTCCGAAACACCAACACCCGCGCCGTATGAGGCGATCTTTGGCGGAGGGGTTATGTCAGGCGTTCCAAAGTCGTCCCACTTGTCGTAGATGATGTCGTAGCTCAGTAGGCTGTAAGGTTCTTGTGAGAAACCATTGTTCCATTCGCCACCGTAGAGATAGAATCGCTTGTTGACGCTGTCGCCCCAGAGTATACCACCGTTTACGCTCGGAATACTGTTGCATTGGCGTTAGCCGGTCTCAAAGGAAGACGAACGAGAAGCGTAAGGGTCATCTTACCTGTCATTCTTGCTTAGGCTGATATTCAGGTCTGGCCAAAGATCGCCGCCTCGTTTCacgaggttgttgaggtcATGGTATGCGAGCCAGGTATCTGGAGTGGTGATCAGTGATCTGGGGACTTGTCTGCAAACTGCTGGGTCTACATACTGGAGTAGTTCTCGTGAGTTTGCTGGAAGTCATCAAAGTTGACCCATCCGCCGTCGATGTAAAGCTTGTCGTCAATGACTGTTGTTTGGTGTGCGAATCTTCGACAAAAGTCGTCCTTGGGGTTCTTGGCGGTAGCCCAGTTAACGGTAAGAAGCAGTGCAAGTATAGCTTCAGTCCATATGAACCTGATGTGCTTCTTTATGAAGGTCCCCATGGCCTATTGTAGTAGATTTACAGATGGAATGAGGAGGCTTCAAGGCATGGAGACTCGACTCCGCAAAACAGCGGGAGTCTCATCCTTTTGAGCCTCCTTCTAACTTTCGGGTAGGGACCAGGCTCTGCACATC
This genomic stretch from Fusarium oxysporum f. sp. lycopersici 4287 chromosome 2, whole genome shotgun sequence harbors:
- a CDS encoding hypothetical protein (At least one base has a quality score < 10); this translates as MGTFIKKHIRFIWTEAILALLLTVNWATAKNPKDDFCRRFAHQTTVIDDKLYIDGGWVNFDDFQQTHENYSNTWLAYHDLNNLVKRGGDLWPDLNISLSKNDSIPSVNGGILWGDSVNKRFYLYGGEWNNGFSQEPYSLLSYDIIYDKWDDFGTPDITPPPKIASYGAGVGVSETGIGYYLGGWISNASMSGWTDDRTMSSNFYTYSYDSEKYLWGGLSVQPPVVHATSFNDIYILTLPSFIWVKAYPDHHGNATLPPEYDHYSASCNMVKHMSQLFVIGGTYTDTDACDLAYDAWSMHNFWTGTNNNAGNNKTYWAIYNPNITENVVPADVYNVTGGNKKGGAKLAAPKDGFDEGNKPLQDLLGRRPEIAERSPTRSIPSTTGTSTASPKPTETSNPDSKLSTGAIVGIAIGGAAGVALLLLVWFCIGKKINRRREERRQSSMTQNQYHGNGGNLIHPPSTLSPLAATGYWGHGSEPVSPHHMSPHQSISVSQGPPTELPAEQHGDGHGVSELPQDAVGRKTPVSPGVSSQSWSPGPPSSYTPDRRN